In the genome of Dyadobacter fermentans DSM 18053, the window GCTGCACGGAATCGGCGGTGGCCGCGTAGCCGGCAAACCCGGCAATCCAGCCATTCGCATCGCCCGACTGGAAATTGGAATCGACGGTGATGGACGCATCGAGGCTGTCGTCGTTGCAGCTCCACAGCCCGGCAGCGGCCAGGATGGTTATCAGAATGTATTTTTTCAATGCGAATATCGGTTTTTGAAAAGAACGAAATGCGGACCGGTATCTTCTCCTGCTGAAACCTGCAAAGTTAAACCGCCGTTCCGCAAACGCCTATCCGATCAGGAAAATTGCTGGAATTTTGTGCAGATCCGGTTTTTGCGCTTTCCAGTTTTTTAACGGCATGGTGCGGATGAACTCGTCCGGCCCGGTGACGTTCGCCGCAATGCACAGCGGCAAGTCGGGTGCACACGCTTCGATCACCGCTTCGAGAAGTTGATTATTGCGGAAAGGCGTTTCCATGAAAATCTGCGTCTGCTGGTTTTGCCGCGCATTCCTTTCCAGGGCCTGCAATGCTTTCCGGCGCTGTGCCTTATCAATGGGCAGGTAACCATGAAACGCGAACGACTGGCCGCTCATGCCCGAGGCCATCAGCGCCAGCAGGATCGACGAAGGGCCTACCAGCGGCACCACTTTAATGCCCAGCTCATGCGCCATGCGCACGGCCACCGCGCCCGGATCGGCCACGCCCGGGCAGCCCGCCTCCGATATGATGCCCGCGTTTTTTGAAAGTTTGCGCAGCGATGCAGCCGTGTCGGCCTCAGGCGTATCCTTGTTGAGCTCGATGAATGTAAGCTCGTCGATTACCTTGCCGAGTTTGAGACTGCTGATAAACCGCCGGGCGGTGCGCACGTTTTCGACGAAGAAAACATCCAGGTCCTGCACCACCGCTCTGATCTGCGGGGAGAGCACCTCGTTCTGGGTGCCATCGGCCAGTATTGTAGGGATTAAATACAGGGAAATCCCGGGATTATTCATAGCGACTGCATTTTTTCGGCCCTTTCCAACCAAACGGCGCGATTGTGAATCTACCGAATAAATAAATTTATTTAATAAGTATGAAAAGACTATTATACATACCCCTGGTGCTGGTGTGGTTATTGTCTTGCAAAAAAGATAGCGACAGCGACGGGGTGTTCAACGGCATCGGTACTTTCAGAACGATTGAAGGGCGCTGGCATTCCGTAGAAATTGAACGGTCGTCGCTCGATAATAAAAGCAACTGGGAGCCCATCGCGAATGCGAATTCCGACACACTCATTTTCCGGAACGACGGCGTGGTCCTCAATGCCGACGGCTCACCGCGCTGCTGCGCGCCTCCGACGCTCATTATCAATGGCCAGCTGCTGGACGTGAAACCGCAAACCGCATTGCCCAACAACCCGCTGTGCCAAACCAACTGCATTACCTGCCCCACCTGGGAAATGTCGTGGAACGCCGATCAGCTCATTATCAGCACGTGCAGCACGCCCAAAATGAAGTACGTCAGATAGCCTCGTTCAGGAATTCCAGCAGGGTGCTTACGAATACTTTCGGCTGTTCGGCCTGCACCCAGTGTCCTGCGCCCTCGA includes:
- a CDS encoding SAM-dependent methyltransferase, whose translation is MNNPGISLYLIPTILADGTQNEVLSPQIRAVVQDLDVFFVENVRTARRFISSLKLGKVIDELTFIELNKDTPEADTAASLRKLSKNAGIISEAGCPGVADPGAVAVRMAHELGIKVVPLVGPSSILLALMASGMSGQSFAFHGYLPIDKAQRRKALQALERNARQNQQTQIFMETPFRNNQLLEAVIEACAPDLPLCIAANVTGPDEFIRTMPLKNWKAQKPDLHKIPAIFLIG